The following proteins come from a genomic window of Chaetodon auriga isolate fChaAug3 chromosome 16, fChaAug3.hap1, whole genome shotgun sequence:
- the wfikkn2a gene encoding WAP, Kazal, immunoglobulin, Kunitz and NTR domain-containing protein 2: MWWMLFPRWIWFLLAYCYTMLLDMDSCRVRAMPMPMSVAKVVYSHAGLCPNDLNPNLWVDAMSTCMRECESDQDCESFEKCCPNVCGNKSCVAARYIDIKGNKGPVGMPKGATCDKFMCSQQGSECDIWDGQPVCKCRDRCEREPHFTCASDGMTYYNKCYMDAEACSKGISISEVTCRYHLTWPNTSPIPAETTLHPTTALQTTLPADIQLPTIHSGPTQQAVFVGETASFLCEVSGKPHPEITWEKQLKGKENTIMRPNHVRGNVVVTNIGQLVIYNAQLQDAGIYTCTAKNVGGSVSSHFPLVVIKREAKGKTAEGNSSNLPFPAEECLKSPDTDDCGEESMRWYYEPKRNNCFTFTYSQCNKNRNHFDTYEVCMLSCGGELAAPCSLPSLQGPCKAYEPRWAYSSSLKKCQSFVYGGCGGNENNFDSKEACEEMCPFPKNHNCKMCKPRGKMVTSFCKSDFVILGRVTELTEEQESGHALVTVEEILKDEKMGLRFFGKEPLEVTLLNMDWNCPCPNITTANGQLIIMGDVHNGMAVLQPDSFVGSSSTRKIRKLREIVHKKTCDFLKDFSAVQ, translated from the exons ATGTGGTGGATGCTGTTTCCCCGATGGATTTGGTTTCTTCTGGCATATTGTTACACTATGCTCCTTGATATGGACAGCTGCCGTGTGAGAGCAATGCCCATGCCCATGTCTGTGGCAAAAGTGGTGTACTCTCACGCAGGTCTGTGCCCGAACGACCTGAACCCCAACCTGTGGGTGGACGCTATGAGCACCTGCATGCGCGAGTGTGAATCTGACCAG GACTGTGAGTCATTTGAGAAGTGCTGCCCTAACGTCTGTGGCAACAAAAGCTGTGTGGCAGCACGCTACATAGACATCAAAGGTAACAAGGGCCCTGTTGGAATGCCAAAGGGCGCCACCTGCGACAAGTTCATGTGCTCTCAGCAAGGGTCCGAGTGCGACATCTGGGATGGCCAGCCTGTTTGTAAGTGCCGCGACCGCTGTGAAAGAGAGCCCCACTTCACATGTGCATCTGACGGCATGACCTATTATAACAAGTGCTACATGGATGCAGAGGCCTGTTCCAAGGGTATCTCTATCTCTGAGGTCACCTGCAG GTACCACCTGACCTGGCCAAACACAAGCCCCATCCCTGCAGAGACCACCTTACATCCCACCACTGCCCTCCAGACCACCCTCCCAGCTGATATCCAGCTCCCCACCATACACAGTGGCCCCACCCAGCAGGCGGTTTTTGTGGGTGAGACAGCGAGCTTCCTGTGTGAGGTGTCTGGGAAGCCACATCCAGAAATCACCTGGGAGAAACAACTGAAGGGCAAAGAGAACACCATAATGAGGCCTAATCATGTCCGAGGGAACGTCGTGGTCACTAACATTGGCCAGCTGGTCATATACAACGCGCAACTTCAGGATGCCGGCATCTATACCTGCACAGCCAAAAATGTTGGGGGAAGTGTGTCGTCACACTTCCCATTGGTCGTGATCAAAAGAGAGGCGAAAGGTAAAACCGCAGAGGGGAATAGTTCCAACCTGCCATTTCCAGCTGAAGAGTGCCTCAAGAGTCCAGACACAGATGACTGTGGAGAAGAGAGCATGAGGTGGTACTATGAACCAAAGAGGAACAATTGCTTCACCTTCACCTATAGTCAGTGCAATAAAAACCGAAACCATTTTGACACCTATGAAGTCTGCATGCTGTCATGTGGAGGAGAGCTGGCGGCTCCCTGCAGCCTACCGAGCCTCCAAGGGCCCTGCAAGGCCTATGAACCTCGCTGGGcttacagcagcagcctcaaaaAGTGCCAATCCTTTGTGTACGGAGGCTGTGGCGGCAACGAGAACAACTTTGATTCTAAAGAGGCCTGTGAAGAGATGTGTCCCTTTCCGAAGAACCACAACTGCAAGATGTGTAAACCTCGAGGTAAGATGGTCACCAGCTTCTGCAAGAGTGACTTTGTGATCCTCGGGCGCGTGACTGAGCTGACGGAGGAGCAGGAGTCAGGCCACGCTTTGGTGACAGTGGAGGAGATCTTGAAGGATGAGAAGATGGGCCTGAGGTTCTTTGGCAAAGAGCCCTTGGAAGTGACTCTTCTGAACATGGACTGGAACTGCCCCTGTCCCAATATCACCACAGCCAACGGGCAGCTCATCATCATGGGGGATGTTCACAACGGAATGGCCGTCCTGCAGCCCGACAGCTTTGTAGGCTCCTCCAGCACTCGTAAAATCAGGAAGCTTCGCGAGATTGTCCACAAGAAAACCTGTGATTTCCTTAAAGATTTCTCTGCCGTCCAGTAG